In Chloroflexota bacterium, the genomic stretch AGCCGCCCTCTCCGCAGCGCGCATCGCGACAAAGAGAAAGGTAAACCTGGTGATCGGCACCACCGGTCTCTCACCAGATAACTTGACTCAGATCGACCAGATGGCAAAGACCAATGGGGTGGGGGCGGTGGTGGCGCCCAACTTCGCACTGGGGGCCGTAGTGATGATCCACTTGGCCAGAATAGCAGCCAAGTTCTTCGATTATGCCGAAATCATCGAGATGCACCATGAGCAAAAGCTTGACGCACCTTCAGGGACTGCCCTCTCCACTGCCAGGGCTATCAGGGAGTCAAGAGAGAAGCCTTTCCTCTATCCAAGAGTGCACAAGGAAACTCTCAGTGGCACTAGGGGGGGAGAGCTAGAGGGCATCGCTCTACACAGTGTGCGGCTTCCGGGACTTCTGGCACACCAAGAGGTGATCTACGGGGCAGCAGGGCAGACGCTGAGCATTCGCCATGACACTATCAGTCGGCAGTGCTTCATGCCGGGCGTGAT encodes the following:
- a CDS encoding 4-hydroxy-tetrahydrodipicolinate reductase, whose protein sequence is MAIKVVVHGALGRMGREVTNALCTDPELEPVGAVDIKAKDKSLLLPDISRSIPLSSTLEDLLHGIHPEVLVDFSMAEAALSAARIATKRKVNLVIGTTGLSPDNLTQIDQMAKTNGVGAVVAPNFALGAVVMIHLARIAAKFFDYAEIIEMHHEQKLDAPSGTALSTARAIRESREKPFLYPRVHKETLSGTRGGELEGIALHSVRLPGLLAHQEVIYGAAGQTLSIRHDTISRQCFMPGVIMAIKKVSEYKGLVYGLDKLLGL